Genomic segment of Arachnia propionica:
GATGACATCGATGATCCGGGCGTAGCGGGGTTTGTTCTCCTCGGCGAGCCGTTCCCGTTCCGCGAGCCGGGCCGCCAGGTCCGGGATGGTCCGGATGATCCCGGCCAGGTGAGCCTCCAGGCGTTTCAACCGGATCACCTCCAGGTTGGGGTGGTTCCTGATGAAAGCGGAGTTCAGTTCAATCAGATCCTCAGAGCCGTTGAGTTCGTAGACCCTGTCGGAAATCCCCTCGAAGGGATCCGGGGAGTTGAAGAGCCCCCCGTCGAAGAACACCCGTTTTTCCTCTGCATCCATGGCATCCCACCTGGCCCGCACCTCTGAGAACAGCCCGGCGTGCCCGGTGGCGCCGAGCAGGGGCAGAGCGTAGGTGATGTGGTCAAGGACCTGGTGATCGCCGCTGCAGTTGAACATAAACTGCGAGATCCCGCCGTTCATGACCTCCGCCAAGTAATAGTCGACGTAATAGGAGCCGAGCGCATCAGGACTCAGCTCACCGGGCTCCGCGCCCTCTTCGAGCAGGTAATTGACCACGGAGATGTTGGACTCGATGACGGCGTACACGTCGCTGTTCCTGATCGACTCGCGGGATACGACGATGTGGTCGACAAGCATGAGCTTCCTTCCGATCGGGGCAGCATGCTAGCGGTTTCAATCAGAAGGGTGGGCCGCGCATCGGAACCCTTCGTCTGTTAGGAAGGAGCCATGCAGGATTCCCTCCGCTTCCCACCCGACCCGTTCGTCATGAATGGCATCTACGCGACCCCACCGGCCATCGACGTGGGAGCCTGGCGCGAGTACCTGTCCCGCGAGTTCGGTCCCACGGACATCATCGGCGACGGCGAGCCTCCCGTCTTCTTCGCCTTCACCGAGCACCGCTTCGACTACGAGGACCGGTCGGGAGTTCCGGCGCAGGCCTTCCTCGCCGCTTCCAAGGACTTCTCCGATCTCGCCAACTACGAGACGGCACTCCAGCAGAGCTGGGACTTCCCCGACATCAAGGACGTGCTGTCGCGGGGCCATCACTTCCTGGCCACCTTCGAGTTCCTGGCCCGCTCCCTGGCCTTTGAGGACCGGCTGCGGTTGTTCCGCGCCCTCACCTCGGCCCTGGTGGAGCTCACCGACCCGATCGCACTGTATTCCAGCACCGCCGACGCCTTCTTCGAACCCCGCCGCTGGCTGGAGGTCCAGCGCGAGGGCTACACCTACTACGGCTTCTTCAACGTGCGGTTGTTCAGGATCAGCAACAGCGACGACGATTCCCTCATGGACACCCGCGGGCTGGGCATCTTCGGGGTGCCCGATCTCCAATGCCATTTCCGGGGGCTCGACCCGGACGAGGTCTCGAGGCTGCTGTACAACACTGGCGTCTACCTGATGCGCGAGGGCGACGTGATAGAGGACGGTCACACCGTCCCGGGCATCCAGGAGGGCAGCCGCTGGCGCTGCCAGCACGAGGAGGCCCTGATCGGACCCGAACGGGAGGTCCTGGACATCTGCCCGGAGGCCCCCTACGCCGCGGGTAACCGCAACCCCTGACAGGCCGCTGTCCCCGGAAACCGGTTGGGCCGGCCCACAGGCTTCAGTGGGCCGGCCCAACCGGTCTCTGGGTGCTGTCTCAGGGCCCGGATTGACGGGCTCCGGTAAGCCCCTCGTCGGGAGGAGTTCCTCACACCAGAATGACGGGTTTGATGAGGTCGCGCGGTTTGGTGCGCATGAGTTCCACGCCGTCCTCTACGTGCTCGATCCCGGTGAAGCGGTGGGTGATCATCTTCTCGGGGTGGATGCGCCCGGCCAGAACGAGGTTGGCCATCCTGTCCATGCGGTTGCGACCGCCGGGGGTGAGGCCGCCGACGAAGTGCTTGTGGCCCATGCCCACCATGGTCGACTCGCGGCTGATCTTGATGTTCTCGCCCTCCCCCAGGTAGTTGACGTTCGCTACCCGACCGCCCACCTTCAGGATGTCGAAGGCCTGCTGGAAGGTGTCCAGGTCTCCCCCGGCGACGATCACCCGGTTGACGCCCTGCCCTTTGGTGGCCTCCATGATCTGTTCAACGATCCCGCCCTCGCGGTAATTGATGATGTCGGTTGCGCCGAATTCCTGGGCGACTTCAATGCACTTGGGCCGCGATCCGACGGCGAACAGGCGGCCCGCGCCGAGAACGGACGCGCTGGCCACGGACATCAGGCCCACCGGACCGATTCCGATGACCGCTACGACATCACCGGGTTCGATGCTGGCGAGCTCAGCCCCGTGAAGTCCGGTGGTGACCATGTCGGAGAGCATCGCGCCGACCTCGGGGGAGATCCCCTCCGGCAGGTGGGCCAGGTTGCCGTCGGCGTCGTTGACATGGATCAGTTCGGCGAAGACGCCGTCCTTGATGTTGGAGAACTTCCAGCCGCCGAGCGGAACACCGGAGTGCATGGCGTAGCTCTCCTGGGCGGCCACCGAGGACCAGTCGGGGGTGATGGCGGGGATGATCACCTGGTCGCCGACCTTGAAATCCTTGACCATGGATCCCACCTCGACGACCTCACCGACCGCTTCGTGGCCGAGCATCATGTTGTGGCGTTCCCCCACGCCACCCTCGTAGACGGTGTGGATGTCGGAGGAGCACGGGGCCAGGGCGACCGGGCGGCAGATCGCGTCCATCGGCCCGCACTTCGGGTCCTCCTTCTCAATCCACCCGGCCTCACCGATCCTGAGCATCGCGTAACCCTTCATTTTGCCTCCTTGCACTGGGTTCGATCGATCTGGTGTTTGCCTTCTCAAACAAGAGGTCACCTCACTGGTCCGACGGCCCTGCCACCTAACCGTCTGCGCCACTTTTCGTCGGGCCACCTCCGCTTCAATCATTACAGCGTGGTTCTTTGACGGCAACCTTTTACGTCATATTTCCCGATCGGATTTGAGCCGGAAAGCAAGAAACTTTTTCTCCCGGGACACGGTGAGCAACCCACGCAACGAAGCCCAGGCACGGACGTCTCACGGGTGGCTCAGTGATGGTAGAGCTCCGTGATCCGGTCCAGGTGGGTCAGCAGCCTGGTCCTGATCTCAGTCGGCGCCTCGACGCGGATGCCGGGGCCAAGGCGAAGCAGGATCGTGAGCGCATGGAGATCGTCCATGAACTCCAGACTCGCGGGACGCCACTTCCCCGCGGGCGGATCGTCACCCAGTTCGGTTTCGTTGACGCGGATGGCCCACTCCCGGGCATCCTCCCACCGATCCGCCCGGAGCCACCCGGTCACGACCACCGGGGTGAACCGGTCGAGGAAGCGGGCACGATGCCGCTTCCAGGCCGCGGCAACATCCACTGCATCGTCCGCGCAGGGCGTTGCGAGCAGGGTGGCGGTCCGAATGCGAGCCACCTTGAGGAACCGCATGCGCTCGTCGCTGGTTGCGCACAGGTACCAGTCGCTGCCCGCGCTCACCAGCCCGTGCGGCTCCGCCACAAGATCCTGCACGACCGCCCGGGACGACCGGTAATCGAGACGCACCTTCTTCCGCGCGAACACGGCCGCCTGCAACGTCGCGAACGCCTCACCGGGTTGCAGGGCATCAGGTTGGGGCAGCCAGCCGTTCGGGTCAATCACGATCCGCGACGCCGCGGCCGCCGTCCGGTTGCGATGGGCATCCGGGACAGCGGCGAGCAGCTTGCGAACCCCCGAAACAAAGGCCGCGCTCAATCCCATCGCGTCAGCACCCCATGACGAGAGCGCCGCGAACAGCGCCCGGCTCTCATCCCCGCTCAACGCGGTCACATCGGTGCGATACCCCGGCAACAACCTGACCCCTCCCCCGGGACCGCGCTGGCAGTACACCGGGACCCCGGCAGCCGACAGCGCATCCACGTCCCGCAGAATCGTGCGGCGCGAGACCTCCAGTCGTCGCGCCAGTTCCCCGGTCGAGAGACCGCCGTGGGCACGCAACAACCAGATCATCGACAACAACCGATCCGCCCTCATGGAACCGAGGCTGTCACACGAACATGACAGGAGATGTCACCAACGGCCCGTACCTTCTCAGGCGACAACCCAGATCCCGAGCGACAAGGAAATCTCTCATGACGGTCTTCACCCCGACCAGTGTCATCCTCTACGTCGAGGACGTGAATGTCAGTACCGCGTTCTATCGCCGGGCCCTCGGCGAGGAACCCGTCGAAACCTTCGAGGGCTTCGCGGTTTTCGCCCTGACCGAGGATGTCACCCTCGGCCTGCAGGCCCGCGACGGCATCGATCCGGATGCCGTGGGTGCCCCGGGCAGCGTCGAACTGTCCATGAGCAACGCCACCCGAGACGATGTCGACCGCCTTCACCGATCCTGGAGCGAGCTCGGCTTCCCCATGGCCCTGGAACCCACCGAGCTCGCCTTCGGCTACACCTTCGTCGCCACCGATCCCGACGGGCATCGCCTCCGCGTTTGCGCCACCGACACGACGAACCTTTGACGGCGTCACTACGCCCCCCGACCCATCCTCCGGCTTGATCTGACGTACCCCGATCCGCCTCCAGTGGCCCGGCATCACGCGTCAAAAGGACATTCATCCTGCTGAATGTCGACTAGATTACCTGCTGGATGTCGAGTAAGGGTGGTCATGTATCTTCGTCGCACCGTGGACGAGCTGCTGGACACGTTCCTCCCCCAAGCGCCCGCCATTGCGCTGGACGGGGCGAAAGGGGTCGGGAAGACCGGCACGGCGCTTCAGCGCGCCACGAAGGTTTTCCTCTTGGATCGCCCAGACCAACGCGCCCTCGTCGAGGCCGATCCCGACGGAATCCGCCGGCCGGGAACGACGCTGCTCGATGAATGGTCCCGGATGCCCGAGGTCTGGGATCTCGTGCGCAGGGAGGTGGACAACGGAGCAGGTCCGGGCAGCTTCCTGCTCACTGGATCCGCCACCCCCGCCACGGCGCAGGGGACCCACAGCGGCGCAGGGCGCATCCTGTCGCTGCGCATGCGCCCCATGGCCCTCCACGAACGTGGGCAGCTCGTCCCCACCGTCTCACTCACCTCCCTGCTGACGGCAGAACCACCCTGCTCGGCCGAGATCGAAGGCCACACGTCGTACTGCCTGGCGGACTATCTGGACGCCATCGCGGCAAGCGGGTTTCCCGGTATCATGAGTCTTGGTCCCGACCTGCGAACCGAACAACTCGCCACCTACATCCAGCGCGTGATTGATCGTGACCTGCCGGATCTGGGCTATGGCGTGCGCCGGCCCGAAACGCTGCGCCGCTGGCTCGCGGCATACGCCGCCGCATCCTCCACCACCACCAGCTACTCCAAGCTTCTTGACACCACTACCTGCGGCGACGGTCAACAACCGGCCCGGGACACCACCCAGACCTACCGTGATCACCTCACCCAGCTCTGGCTGCTCGACCCGGTTCCTGGTTGGAGCCCCAGCCGCAGCCCCTTCACCAGATTGCAGCAGGCGCCGAAACACCAACTGGCCGATCCCGCCCTGGCGGCCTCGCTGCTGGGCGCGACCGCCTCCTCCATGACCACCCCTCGCCATTCCCACCTCGCCGGCCCCTTGTTCGAGGCCCTCGCCACCCTCACCGTACGGGTGGCCGCCGAGGCGGCACGGGCCCGCGTGGGCCATCTGCGCACCCGCAACGGCGATCACGAAATCGACCTGATCGCTGAGACCCGCGACGGGCGCATCGTCGCCATCGAGGTGAAACTGGCCGCCTCGGTGACGGACCCGGATGTTCAGCACCTCGTCTGGCTGCGCTCCCGCCTGCCCGAGGACGTGTCCGACCTGGTAATTCTCACAACGGGAACCACCGCCTACCGGCGGAGAGACGGTGTGGCGGTGATCCCCCTTGCGCTGCTCGGGCCGTAGGCACACCGCATCACGCCTCCGTCCCAAGCACCTGCCCAACCTTCCTCGATCACTACGCCGGGCTCATTTCTTGCCAGCCACCAGCGAGCCTGCCGAAGCGATACGCAAAGGCAAGCAAACCTGCGGGATCGATCACAGCGAAACGATGACCTGCATCACAGCAAATCTGCGGTTTCGCCGTCGGTGACGAGTTATCTGGACGCGTTGGCCAGGCTGTTCCTCATACTGCGCGTGAGACCGTGGGAGACCAGACTCGCAAAACAAGAGATCGGACGGGTGAAGGTCTCCGCGCTGGGCTTCGGGTCGGCCGCATGGTTGTGCGATGCATCCGCCTGCGCCGTTCGTTCTGGGCGGCCCCAAGGGCCGGGCCGTCAGCGGGTCTCCTTGAACTCGACGTGGCGCCGGATGATGGGGTCGTACTTGCGCAGCGAGATCCGGTCGGGATCGTTGCGGCGGTTCTTCCGGGTCACGTAGGTGTAGCCGGTTCCCGCGGTGGAGCGCAGCTTGATCAGCGGACGCAGATCGTTCTTCTTGGCCATCTCAGAGTTTCCTTCCCCGGGCGATGAGGTCCGCGACCACCGCGTCGATGCCCCGGGCGTCAATCACCTTGATGCCCTTGGCGGAGACCGTGAGCCTGACCCTTCGCCCCAAGGAGGGCACCCAGTAACGCTTTGTCTGGACGTTGACGTTGAAACGGCGGTTGGTCTTCTTCTTCGACCAGGGGACGTTGCGCCCGAAACCGGGCGTGGCCCCCGTGACCTGGCAATGACGCGACATGGGACTCCTCGGGTTGCACGAACATTCACCGATAATGATAATGAGTCGCAATTAAAGTTCAAATCCGATCCCGGAAGGCCCATGATGAAACCAGGCATCCACCCCGACTATCACCCCGTCGTCTTCCGCGACATCACCACCCGGACCATGTACCTGATCCGTTCGACGATGACCTCCAGGCAGACGATCGAGTGGAGCGACGGGAACACCTACCCCTTGGTCGATGTGGAGATAACCGCCGACAGCCACCCTTTCTACACGGGCAAGGCGCGCAGGCTCAGCATCACGGGACGCGTCGAGAAGTTCCAGCAGCGCTACGGCAGGACGAGGTGACCCCGCAACCCTCGTGGATGACACCCCGGCGGCGCACCACAGGACCCGCCCCGAAAGGAACACGCCGACCGGAGCGTCCGTCACCAACAACTCACAGAGCGGTTCGATCAGCCTCCCGGGAGCGCCGCCCGGAAACTCATGAACCAATCAACCCGGGAGGGTGGAATTCTACTTCGAGAAGGTAGAATTGTTGTGTGAGTTTGAACATCAAGGACGAGCACATCCACGACCTGGTCCGTCGGGCCGCCACCCGGACGGGGCTGAGTCAGACCCGCGTGGTCGAACGGGCCGTGGTTGAGCTGCTGGCCTCCCTGGAAGCGGAAGCCGCCGCCTCCGGTCTCGATCAGCTCTTGGACCGGGTGCATGCCGAGCTCACGGCCTCCGGCGGCGCCCTGGACTTCGACGCCCTCTACGACCCCGAGACGGAGTTGCCGCGATGATCGTCGCCCCGTCTGCGATTGCCGCCATCCTGCTGAAGGAGCCGGAGAGCAGCGGCTTCCGTGAGCTGCTGGGCAGGCGTGGCGGCCAATTGTCCGCCCCCGGTTACCTGGAGTTGTCGATCGTGCTCACGGCGCGGGGAGTCACCGACCCAGTCGCCACCCTCGATGCGATCCTGCTCGGCCTCGGCGTGGAGGTGGTGCCTTTCACGCCGTCACAGGCTCGCCTGGCTCAGGAGGCCCACCTGCGTTTCGGCAGGGGCAGCGGCCATCCGGCCAGGCTGAACTTCGGTGACTGCATCAGCTACGCCCTCGCCAAGGACACCGGGGAACCCCTTTTGTTCAAGGGAAACGACTTCGTCCACACCGATCTGAACCCCGCCTCCGGGATCTCACCCTGATCTTCCCGGCTCGCCCATTTCCTGCCCGGGCGACGGCGAAGGGGACGGACACCGCATGGTGTCCGTCCCCTTCGCCGTCAGTGGTTCACTCGACCGGTTTGGTGACCGTGCCGTCGACCAGGACGCTGGGCGACATGGTGGCGGAGAAAGCGACCTTCTTCACGTAGCGGCCCTTAGAAGCAGCCGGCTTGAGACGCAGGATCTCCTCCAGCGCCGCGAAGTAGTTCTCGACGAGCTGCTGTTCGGTGAACGAGGCCTTGCCGATGATGAACTGCAGGTTGGCGTGCCGGTCCACGCGGAACTCGATCTTGCCGCCCTTGATGTCGGAGACGGCCTTGGCCACATCCATGGTGACGGTGCCGGTCTTGGGGTTCGGCATCAGGCCGCGCGGGCCGAGGATACGGCCCAACCGGCCGACCTTGCCCATCATGTCGGGGGTGGCGACAACGGCGTCGAAATCGAGGTAACCGCCGGAGATCTTCTCGACGAGATCGTCGACGCCGACCTCGTCGGCGCCCGCCGCGATCGCGGCCTCGGCCTTCTCACCGGAGGCGAAGACGAGGACCCGAGCCGTCTTGCCAGTGCCGTTGGGAAGGTTGACCGTGCCACGCACCATCTGATCCGCCTTGCGGGGATCGACGCCGAGACGCACCGCCACTTCAATGGTCTCGTCGAACTTGGCCGAAGCCATTTCCTTGACCAGCTTCACCGCCGCTTCGGGGGTGTGCAGCTGGGAACCGTCGCGCTTGTCGGCGGCGGCCTTGTAAGCCTTGCTGTGTTTCATCTCTGGTTCCGTTCTTTGTCGTCAGCCTCGCAGGCTGATCCACCA
This window contains:
- a CDS encoding type II toxin-antitoxin system VapB family antitoxin, translating into MSLNIKDEHIHDLVRRAATRTGLSQTRVVERAVVELLASLEAEAAASGLDQLLDRVHAELTASGGALDFDALYDPETELPR
- the rpmG gene encoding 50S ribosomal protein L33 translates to MAKKNDLRPLIKLRSTAGTGYTYVTRKNRRNDPDRISLRKYDPIIRRHVEFKETR
- a CDS encoding type B 50S ribosomal protein L31; this encodes MKPGIHPDYHPVVFRDITTRTMYLIRSTMTSRQTIEWSDGNTYPLVDVEITADSHPFYTGKARRLSITGRVEKFQQRYGRTR
- a CDS encoding DUF4261 domain-containing protein, coding for MQDSLRFPPDPFVMNGIYATPPAIDVGAWREYLSREFGPTDIIGDGEPPVFFAFTEHRFDYEDRSGVPAQAFLAASKDFSDLANYETALQQSWDFPDIKDVLSRGHHFLATFEFLARSLAFEDRLRLFRALTSALVELTDPIALYSSTADAFFEPRRWLEVQREGYTYYGFFNVRLFRISNSDDDSLMDTRGLGIFGVPDLQCHFRGLDPDEVSRLLYNTGVYLMREGDVIEDGHTVPGIQEGSRWRCQHEEALIGPEREVLDICPEAPYAAGNRNP
- a CDS encoding type II toxin-antitoxin system VapC family toxin, yielding MIVAPSAIAAILLKEPESSGFRELLGRRGGQLSAPGYLELSIVLTARGVTDPVATLDAILLGLGVEVVPFTPSQARLAQEAHLRFGRGSGHPARLNFGDCISYALAKDTGEPLLFKGNDFVHTDLNPASGISP
- a CDS encoding VOC family protein, translated to MTVFTPTSVILYVEDVNVSTAFYRRALGEEPVETFEGFAVFALTEDVTLGLQARDGIDPDAVGAPGSVELSMSNATRDDVDRLHRSWSELGFPMALEPTELAFGYTFVATDPDGHRLRVCATDTTNL
- a CDS encoding ATP-binding protein translates to MYLRRTVDELLDTFLPQAPAIALDGAKGVGKTGTALQRATKVFLLDRPDQRALVEADPDGIRRPGTTLLDEWSRMPEVWDLVRREVDNGAGPGSFLLTGSATPATAQGTHSGAGRILSLRMRPMALHERGQLVPTVSLTSLLTAEPPCSAEIEGHTSYCLADYLDAIAASGFPGIMSLGPDLRTEQLATYIQRVIDRDLPDLGYGVRRPETLRRWLAAYAAASSTTTSYSKLLDTTTCGDGQQPARDTTQTYRDHLTQLWLLDPVPGWSPSRSPFTRLQQAPKHQLADPALAASLLGATASSMTTPRHSHLAGPLFEALATLTVRVAAEAARARVGHLRTRNGDHEIDLIAETRDGRIVAIEVKLAASVTDPDVQHLVWLRSRLPEDVSDLVILTTGTTAYRRRDGVAVIPLALLGP
- a CDS encoding NAD(P)-dependent alcohol dehydrogenase — translated: MKGYAMLRIGEAGWIEKEDPKCGPMDAICRPVALAPCSSDIHTVYEGGVGERHNMMLGHEAVGEVVEVGSMVKDFKVGDQVIIPAITPDWSSVAAQESYAMHSGVPLGGWKFSNIKDGVFAELIHVNDADGNLAHLPEGISPEVGAMLSDMVTTGLHGAELASIEPGDVVAVIGIGPVGLMSVASASVLGAGRLFAVGSRPKCIEVAQEFGATDIINYREGGIVEQIMEATKGQGVNRVIVAGGDLDTFQQAFDILKVGGRVANVNYLGEGENIKISRESTMVGMGHKHFVGGLTPGGRNRMDRMANLVLAGRIHPEKMITHRFTGIEHVEDGVELMRTKPRDLIKPVILV
- a CDS encoding helix-turn-helix transcriptional regulator — its product is MRADRLLSMIWLLRAHGGLSTGELARRLEVSRRTILRDVDALSAAGVPVYCQRGPGGGVRLLPGYRTDVTALSGDESRALFAALSSWGADAMGLSAAFVSGVRKLLAAVPDAHRNRTAAAASRIVIDPNGWLPQPDALQPGEAFATLQAAVFARKKVRLDYRSSRAVVQDLVAEPHGLVSAGSDWYLCATSDERMRFLKVARIRTATLLATPCADDAVDVAAAWKRHRARFLDRFTPVVVTGWLRADRWEDAREWAIRVNETELGDDPPAGKWRPASLEFMDDLHALTILLRLGPGIRVEAPTEIRTRLLTHLDRITELYHH
- the rpmB gene encoding 50S ribosomal protein L28 translates to MSRHCQVTGATPGFGRNVPWSKKKTNRRFNVNVQTKRYWVPSLGRRVRLTVSAKGIKVIDARGIDAVVADLIARGRKL
- the rplA gene encoding 50S ribosomal protein L1 is translated as MKHSKAYKAAADKRDGSQLHTPEAAVKLVKEMASAKFDETIEVAVRLGVDPRKADQMVRGTVNLPNGTGKTARVLVFASGEKAEAAIAAGADEVGVDDLVEKISGGYLDFDAVVATPDMMGKVGRLGRILGPRGLMPNPKTGTVTMDVAKAVSDIKGGKIEFRVDRHANLQFIIGKASFTEQQLVENYFAALEEILRLKPAASKGRYVKKVAFSATMSPSVLVDGTVTKPVE
- a CDS encoding DMP19 family protein, producing the protein MLVDHIVVSRESIRNSDVYAVIESNISVVNYLLEEGAEPGELSPDALGSYYVDYYLAEVMNGGISQFMFNCSGDHQVLDHITYALPLLGATGHAGLFSEVRARWDAMDAEEKRVFFDGGLFNSPDPFEGISDRVYELNGSEDLIELNSAFIRNHPNLEVIRLKRLEAHLAGIIRTIPDLAARLAERERLAEENKPRYARIIDVICEEYGMELVRITAGDPGFIHEDEERVAWHFLTDHGHYSMVDMGERAVVFDDDGDEIAVVDIARVPAG